The following proteins are co-located in the Macadamia integrifolia cultivar HAES 741 chromosome 3, SCU_Mint_v3, whole genome shotgun sequence genome:
- the LOC122073632 gene encoding PH, RCC1 and FYVE domains-containing protein 1-like has protein sequence MADPVGHGNSLRDFEPALIALKKGTQLIKYSRRGKPKLCPFRVSVDETTLIWYSHGEERSLKLSSVSRIIPGQRTAVFRRYFRPDKDYLSFSLLYNNGARTLDLICKDKDETETWFAGLKALLSKGQYSRHTRSESSDLHDNIDFIQNGHHLGTTQKTASRSFSSLSSLSLTYSDFGPDHANMQARTITGDGSRVSFSSTSGLSSVGLGTDDIESLGDVYVWGEVWCDKSVPNGSVHHFPSKTDVLTPRPLDSNVVLDVQQVSSGIRHAALVTRQGEIFTWGEESGGRLGHGTDRCLIRPQLVESFVNSVDYVACGEYHTCAVTATGDLFTWGDGTHYPGLLGHGKDVSHWVPKRISGPLEGLQVLSVACGTWHSALVTFNGKLFTFGDGTFGVLGHGDRENVAYPREIQSLSESKTLKVACGLWHTAAIVEVMGQSGTKISPKQLFTWGDGDKYRLGHGDKESKLKPTRVSSLISYNFHQLACGPNITTVLATSGHVFTMGSTAYGQLGNPLSDGKLPCLVQNRLVGEFVEEISCGSLHVAVRTSRGKVFTWGRGANGRLGHGDTKDRKVPNLVESLKDRLVKSISCGANFTAAVCLHKWVSGTDHSVCSSCRQAFCFTRKRRNCYNCGLVHCYACCSKKALGAALSPTPSKPLRVCDSCYFKLKASEAGSASTFNKNVAARHPVKVRERLDRGVVSASKNLLSLDREPIKYLDIKPPKQGMKSDSASIIRASPVQRLLQQKDAVPSPLISVQHPLKRVITSAPQPLRSHPSPLPPSVPQPAVTSRAASPYSRKSNSPHVATPVISKSFDTIVKKFEHLSQEVRMLQSQAKRLRQKCENQDMELQKSRKQAEEAASLAARESSRCKVANEVMKSSAVQLKEMMEKLPAEGCDIETFKAMCTKLEALHKRYENQDPYVTTSLTAGRSYETQESEVSSLSTDRSGHVQPYVAYKPIMVNGSITCAQYQRIDGTLSQNAGDNDRTYLSHIRRPIPSQSLENGSSSLKISKMKNVSETEATELFEPGVYVTLIQLQNGAKFFKGVRFSKRKFAEQQAEHWWKENKDRVLKKYITRRKSIPTESYNGVAHAEEDEAMSPSQNWFVDGNDKKLARIKSTPEWTNRSCSSNAIYKCSIK, from the exons GATGAAACAACATTGATCTGGTACTCACATGGAGAAGAAAGGAGTCTTAAATTATCTTCTGTTTCTCGTATTATCCCTGGACAGAGAACT GCTGTATTTCGGAGATATTTTCGCCCTGACAAGGATTATTTATCATTCTCTCTTCTATATAACAATGGTGCAAGAACTCTTGATCTG ATATGCAAAGATAAAGATGAGACAGAAACATGGTTTGCTGGCCTTAAGGCATTACTTTCTAAAGGCCAATATAGTAGACATACCAGGAGTGAAAGTTCTGAT TTACATGATAACATTGACTTCATTCAAAATGGTCATCATCTTGGTACAACACAGAAGACTGCATCACGTAGTTTTAGTAGTTTGAGTAGTTTGAGTTTGACATACTCAGATTTTGGGCCAGACCATGCAAATATGCAAGCAAGAACAATTACAGGAGATGGTTCCAGAGTTAGTTTTTCAAGCACTTCTGGCTTGTCAAGTGTAGGCCTTGGAACCGATGACATTGAATCACTGGGTGATGTTTATGTCTGGGGGGAGGTTTGGTGTGATAAGAGTGTACCAAATGGATCTGTCCACCATTTCCCTTCAAAAACTGATGTGCTGACTCCAAGGCCCCTAGATTCAAATGTGGTTCTAGATGTTCAGCAGGTTTCTTCTGGCATCAGACATGCTGCTCTTGTTACAAGGCAAGGCGAGATTTTTACTTGGGGAGAGGAATCAGGAGGTAGGCTTGGCCATGGAACTGATAGATGTTTAATTCGCCCTCAACTTGTTGAATCCTTTGTCAATAGTGTGGATTATGTTGCATGTGGTGAGTATCATACATGCGCTGTTACTGCAACCGGTGATTTATTTACTTGGGGGGATGGTACGCATTACCCTGGACTTCTTGGACATGGCAAAGATGTTAGCCATTGGGTACCCAAAAGAATTTCTGGTCCTTTAGAAGGACTTCAGGTGTTATCTGTTGCATGTGGCACATGGCACTCAGCATTGGTAACTTTTAATGGAAAGTTGTTTACTTTTGGTGACGGGACATTTGGTGTTCTGGGCCATGGGGACAGAGAAAATGTTGCGTATCCTAGGGAAATTCAATCCTTGAGTGAATCAAAGACTCTTAAAGTTGCATGTGGTCTATGGCACACTGCAGCTATTGTGGAGGTTATGGGACAATCAGGTACAAAAATCTCACCTAAACAGTTATTTACTTGGGGCGATGGTGACAAATACCGTTTGGGTCATGGGGACAAGGAAAGCAAGCTAAAGCCCACCCGTGTGTCATCTCTTATTAGCTACAATTTCCACCAGTTGGCTTGTGGACCTAATATTACCACTGTCCTTGCAACATCAGGGCATGTATTTACTATGGGAAGTACTGCTTATGGTCAGCTGGGAAATCCACTGTCTGATGGTAAGTTGCCCTGCTTAGTTCAAAATAGATTGGTAGGTGAGTTTGTGGAAGAGATTTCATGTGGTTCATTACATGTTGCTGTACGGACATCGAGAGGCAAAGTATTCACATGGGGTAGGGGAGCCAATGGTAGACTAGGACATGGGGACACTAAAGACCGGAAAGTCCCAAATCTAGTTGAATCCCTAAAAGATAGGCTTGTGAAAAGTATATCTTGTGGTGCAAACTTCACTGCAGCTGTATGCCTTCATAAATGGGTTTCTGGTACAGACCATTCTGTCTGCTCTAGTTGTCGTCAAGCATTTTGTTTTACTAGAAAAAGACGGAATTGTTATAATTGTGGACTAGTGCATTGTTATGCTTGCTGTTCCAAGAAAGCACTAGGAGCTGCATTATCTCCGACTCCAAGCAAACCACTTCGTGTATGTGATTCTTGCTACTTTAAACTTAAAGCATCTGAGGCTGGTAGTGCCTCTACATTCAATAAGAATGTTGCAGCCAGGCATCCGGTAAAAGTCAGGGAGAGGCTGGACCGGGGAGTGGTGAGTGCATCTAAGAATCTGCTGTCTCTTGACAGAGAGCCAATCAAATATCTTGATATCAAACCACCCAAACAAGGAATGAAATCCGATTCTGCTTCCATAATCCGAGCTTCCCCAGTCCAAAGACTGTTACAGCAGAAAGATGCAGTGCCAAGTCCACTGATTTCTGTTCAACATCCTCTGAAACGAGTTATTACATCTGCACCTCAACCATTAAGGTCTCATCCATCACCATTGCCTCCATCGGTACCCCAGCCAGCTGTAACATCACGAGCTGCTTCACCATACTCAAGAAAGTCAAACTCTCCACATGTTGCAACTCCTGTAATTTCTAAAAGTTTTGATACCATAGTGAAAAAATTTGAGCATTTGAGCCAAGAAGTACGAATGTTGCAAAGCCAA GCTAAAAGGTTGAGACAGAAGTGTGAGAACCAAGACATGGAGCTGCAGAAATCACGAAAGCAAGCTGAAGAAGCTGCTTCATTGGCAGCCAGGGAGTCATCCCGGTGTAAAGTTGCAAATGAAGTTATGAAATCAAGTGCAGTCCAG ctgaaggagatgatggagaagttacCTGCTGAGGGTTGTGACATCGAAACATTCAAGGCCATGTGCACAAAACTTGAAGCTTTGCATAAAAGATATGAAAATCAGGATCCATATGTTACTACTTCCTTAACAGCTGGCCGTTCTTATGAAACTCAAGAATCAGAAGTTTCCTCCTTGTCAACTGACCGTTCAGGGCATGTCCAGCCATATGTTGCTTATAAACCTATCATGGTGAATGGATCCATCACTTGTGCACAATACCAAAGGATAGATGGTACCCTATCACAGAATGCGGGAGACAATGATAGAACATATCTTTCTCATATCAGGAGGCCCATTCCTTCACAAAGCTTAGAAAATGGGTCAAGCTCACTTAAGATTTCAAAAATGAAGAATGTATCTGAAACAGAAGCAACTGAACTATTTGAACCTGGTGTATATGTGACTCTAATTCAACTCCAGAATGGGGCCAAATTTTTCAAGGGAGTCAGATTCAG CAAAAGAAAGTTTGCTGAGCAGCAGGCAGAACACTGGTGGAAGGAAAACAAAGATAGGGTGCTTAAGAAGTACATCACAAGAAGGAAGAGTATCCCAACGGAATCCTACAATGGAGTCGCACATGCTGAAGAAGATGAGGCGATGTCACCTTCCCAAAATTGGTTTGTTGATGGGAACGATAAAAAGTTGGCAAGAATAAAATCTACTCCTGAATGGACTAATCGGTCTTGTAGCAGTAATGCCATCTACAAGTGCAGCATCAAATAG